The following DNA comes from Chloroflexia bacterium SDU3-3.
TACCTGGCCGAGGGTTTCTCGTGCGCGGCGGTCTCGGCCAGCCGCAAGATCAACTGCGATGGCCGCAAGCGCGGCGCGGTGCAGGAGCTGATCGTCTGCTCGTACGGATGGGATGCCTAGCGCGCAGGGGCGGGCCAGCCCCGCCCCTGCCGCCCGCCTAGCGCGGCTCGGCGCGGATGATCGCCGTGAGCGTGTGGCTGGCCCCCGGCGCGAGCGTCACCACGTCGCCCCCGGCGTTGGTGGTCTCCACACACACGAACTCGCGGTACTCCTCGTCGGCCATGTCGGCGATCTTCTTGGCCTCCTCGGCCCAGGGGTTCCACACCACCACCGAGTCGCTGCCTTCTTTTCCTACCACGATCCTGCGCCCCAGCGCGGCGTCGTCGATCACGCACGCGCCGGATGTGCCCACATAGATCCGGTCCACCATCTCGGCGATGCGGATGTCGCCCTGCTGCAGCTTCTGGCGCTCGCCATCCAGCTTGTCGATGTAGCCCACGCCATCCAGCCCGCTGATGGCAACTTGGCCGATGTCGCCCACGCGGAAATAGGTGTGCAGCGCAGCGGTCAGCTCCACGGGCTGTCCGTCGGTGTTGTGGGCCGTCAGGTCGAGCCGCAGCTGCGCGCCCAGCTGCACGCGCAGGCTCAGCTCGAACTCGTGCGGCCAGTAGCTGCGGGTGAAGTCGCTGGGGGCCAGGGCCAGCTCCACCGTGGTGTGCTCGTTGGTGGCGGCGGCGCGGCGCAGCTCCCATGTGGTCATGCGGGCGAAGCCGTGGAAGGGGATGGACGGGTTGTCGCGCACGCCGCCGAACCAGGGCCAGCATACCGGTACGCCGCCGCGCGCCGATTTGCCGGGCTTGAATGCGGCCTGCCTGCTCAGGAAGATCACGGGCTGCTGCCCTGCCGGGGTGTAGCCCAGCACCTGCGCGCCATCCAGCGCCACTGTGGCGACCGCGCCGCCGTGGCGCAGCTCGACCACGGGGGCGCAGCCCTCGTGGCCCGGCAGCACCTGTACGTGGTCGGGGATGGCGTAGGCTTCGTTTAGCTCGCTTGGGGTGAGTGTCATGGGTGGTATGCTCCCGCCCGCTGTGGGGCGTGTCAATGCGGTTCTCTGCCGGATTATAGCACGCTGGTGGGCCTTGGTCTTCGGGTTCGCCTGGGATGTTGCTCGTGGATATGTTTCCTGCGCGCGCTTGTCACCCCGATGGTATGGTCTGCTTCGACGATTGCGGCGGGTGGGCAGGGCTGCGGGCATTGTCTACGCTTGCTTGGCCATCTCACCCAGGGCTTCTCGCGCTATGATAGGGGTCTCTTTTGCCGCTTTGGTAGTGCATGTGTTTCTCGCTTGGTGATGATGGGGGCAGTTATATCGATGTAGCAAGAAATATATATTGTGCAAGGCATTGCACAGATTATGCGATCAGCCATATCTATGTTCTCAAACACCGTATTCTTTTTGTCGTATCAGGTAGCAGGCATGTATAAGGGTGCATGTATATAGCAACTCTGCGCATATGTGATAGAGAAGCGCGCAGCATACGAGTGCTATCAAGCAGAGTCGATGTCGCAATGATTCTGTATCTGGTGCTGAGGTATAGCAGGCATATGATAGTTTCAGATCGGGTTTCAGGCTGCTAGAGCGTGCCACAGGGCG
Coding sequences within:
- a CDS encoding D-hexose-6-phosphate mutarotase, producing the protein MPAALPTRRNRRSRPYHRGDKRAQETYPRATSQANPKTKAHQRAIIRQRTALTRPTAGGSIPPMTLTPSELNEAYAIPDHVQVLPGHEGCAPVVELRHGGAVATVALDGAQVLGYTPAGQQPVIFLSRQAAFKPGKSARGGVPVCWPWFGGVRDNPSIPFHGFARMTTWELRRAAATNEHTTVELALAPSDFTRSYWPHEFELSLRVQLGAQLRLDLTAHNTDGQPVELTAALHTYFRVGDIGQVAISGLDGVGYIDKLDGERQKLQQGDIRIAEMVDRIYVGTSGACVIDDAALGRRIVVGKEGSDSVVVWNPWAEEAKKIADMADEEYREFVCVETTNAGGDVVTLAPGASHTLTAIIRAEPR